From Tachysurus fulvidraco isolate hzauxx_2018 chromosome 10, HZAU_PFXX_2.0, whole genome shotgun sequence, one genomic window encodes:
- the lingo1a gene encoding leucine-rich repeat and immunoglobulin-like domain-containing nogo receptor-interacting protein 1 — protein sequence MVAVEVSGHSYLVACWQPILILMLATVLSGSTTGCPSRCECNAQERAVVCHRKKLMSIPEGIPSETRFLDLSKNRIKTINPDEFSGFPNLEELELNENTISTIEPGAFNNLYGLRTLGLRSNKLKLIQLGVFTGLSNLTKLDISENKIVILLDYMFQDLYNLHSLEVGDNDLVFIAHRAFHGLDSLEHLTLEKCNLTFVPTEAFTHLHSLNTLCLRNLNINSIRDYSFKRLSRLKVLEIANWPYLDTMTTNCLYGLNLTSLSITNANLTSIPYVALRHLVYLRFLNMSYNPIAVIEGNKLHDLLRLQEFHLVGGRLAIIEPYSFRGLNYLKILNVSGNALTTLEESVFHSVGNLETLVLYDNPLACDCRLLWVFRRRWRLNFNRQQPTCTSPEFVQGKEFKDFPDILQPNYFTCRKSRIRDRKAQQMYVDEGTTVHFACQADGDPAPVIMWLSPQKQFITPKTIGRLTMFPDGTLEVRYAQIQDNGTYVCIASNAGGNDSALAHLHVHSYSPDWPNQLNKTFAFISNQPSDSGANGTKATVPFPFDIKTLIIATTMGFISFLGVVLFCLVLLFLWSRGKGNTKHNIEIEYVPRKSDAGLSSGTADAPRKFNMKMI from the coding sequence ATGGTGGCAGTGGAAGTAAGTGGGCACAGCTACCTGGTGGCATGCTGGCAGCCCATCCTAATTCTAATGCTTGCCACTGTGCTCTCTGGATCTACCACCGGCTGCCCATCCCGGTGTGAATGCAATGCCCAGGAGCGTGCTGTTGTGTGCCACCGCAAAAAGTTGATGTCAATTCCTGAGGGTATTCCATCTGAGACAAGATTCCTAGACCTCAGTAAGAACCGCATTAAAACAATTAACCCAGACGAGTTCTCTGGGTTTCCCAACTTGGAGGAGCTGGAGTTGAATGAAAACACCATATCCACTATTGAACCTGGGGCCTTTAACAACCTGTATGGACTTCGGACTCTTGGGCTGCGCAGCAATAAGCTTAAACTTATTCAACTAGGTGTATTCACTGGCCTCAGTAACCTTACCAAGCTTGATATCAGTGAGAATAAAATAGTTATCCTGCTAGATTACATGTTCCAGGATCTCTACAACCTACACTCTCTGGAAGTGGGTGACAATGATCTGGTGTTTATAGCCCACCGAGCATTCCATGGCCTCGACAGCCTGGAACATCTGACACTGGAAAAGTGCAACCTTACCTTTGTTCCCACAGAGGCCTTCACTCATTTGCATAGCCTCAACACTTTGTGTCTGCGCAACCTCAACATTAACAGCATCAGAGATTATTCCTTCAAACGCCTTTCCCGTCTGAAAGTTCTGGAGATCGCTAATTGGCCATACCTGGACACGATGACTACTAACTGTTTGTACGGTTTGAATCTTACATCCTTATCAATCACCAATGCCAATTTAACTTCGATCCCATACGTGGCGCTCCGGCACCTGGTTTACCTACGATTCTTAAATATGTCTTACAACCCCATTGCAGTCATTGAAGGGAACAAGCTTCATGACCTGCTCAGACTTCAGGAGTTTCACTTGGTCGGTGGAAGACTGGCCATAATAGAGCCATACTCATTTAGAGGTCTCAACTATCTAAAGATCCTGAATGTGTCAGGGAATGCTCTAACTACCTTGGAAGAATCGGTTTTTCACTCAGTGGGGAACCTTGAAACACTGGTGCTATATGACAACCCTCTGGCATGTGACTGTAGGCTTCTCTGGGTGTTCCGTCGGAGATGGAGGCTCAATTTCAACCGCCAGCAACCCACATGCACCTCACCGGAGTTCGTCCAGGGAAAAGAGTTCAAAGATTTCCCTGACATCTTACAGCCTAATTACTTCACATGTCGCAAATCAAGAATCCGGGACCGCAAAGCACAGCAGATGTATGTGGATGAAGGAACTACTGTGCATTTTGCATGCCAGGCAGATGGCGATCCAGCCCCGGTTATCATGTGGCTTTCTCCTCAAAAACAGTTCATTACCCCCAAAACAATAGGAAGACTCACCATGTTCCCTGATGGTACTTTAGAGGTGCGCTACGCTCAGATCCAAGATAATGGGACGTATGTATGTATTGCAAGTAATGCAGGTGGAAATGACAGTGCTCTTGCTCACCTTCATGTCCACAGCTACTCTCCTGACTGGCCCAACCAGCTCAACAAGACCTTTGCTTTCATTTCTAACCAGCCCAGCGACAGCGGAGCCAATGGGACGAAAGCTACTGTTCCTTTCCCCTTCGACATCAAGACTCTTATCATTGCCACCACTATGGGATTCATCTCCTTCCTTGGTGTCGTATTATTCTGTTTAGTACTGCTGTTTCTGTGGAGCCGGGGTAAAGGTAACACCAAACACAACATCGAGATCGAGTATGTACCACGTAAATCAGATGCAGGACTAAGCAGTGGTACTGCTGATGCACCCCGCAAATTtaatatgaaaatgatttaa